One part of the Rutidosis leptorrhynchoides isolate AG116_Rl617_1_P2 chromosome 1, CSIRO_AGI_Rlap_v1, whole genome shotgun sequence genome encodes these proteins:
- the LOC139896576 gene encoding PLASMODESMATA CALLOSE-BINDING PROTEIN 2-like yields the protein MLLLLLLLLHGGFTAALWCVARSDASREALQIALDYACSAGADCAPLQPTGLCFLPNTIQAHASYAFNSYYMRKSMAPGSCDFSGTATIAKTDPSYGSCVYPPSPSSAGGTIPVTTPVSGSIVPPPPMVAGLTTPIGNGMVPTLNTPPDSKGFRTSSISTFLHINNIFMVFLFIFHLLKIFS from the exons ATGTTGCTGCTACTACTACTTCTTCTTCACGGTGGATTCACGGCGGCATTATGGTGTGTCGCTAGAAGTGACGCTTCGCGTGAAGCGTTACAAATAGCACTAGACTATGCTTGTAGTGCAGGAGCAGATTGTGCACCATTGCAACCAACTGGTCTCTGTTTTCTTCCTAATACAATACAAGCACACGCTTCTTACGCTTTCAATAGTTACTATATGCGTAAATCAATGGCTCCTGGATCTTGTGACTTTTCTGGTACTGCTACTATAGCCAAAACCGATCCCAGTTATGGATCTTGCGTTTATCCCCCCTCTCCAAG CTCTGCAGGTGGGACAATACCAGTAACAACACCGGTTTCAGGGTCTATTGTTCCACCACCGCCAATGGTAGCAGGGCTTACTACTCCGATTGGTAATGGCATGGTACCTACATTAAACACCCCACCAGATTCTAAAGGTTTCCGGACATCCTCGATTTCGACATTCTTACATATTAACAACATATTTATGGtgttcttgttcatctttcatttattaaagattttttctTGA
- the LOC139896584 gene encoding purple acid phosphatase 15 translates to MAFNKHSGVSLISIGVSYFLFIFVGFVNGGIPTTLDGPFTPVTVPLDESFRGHAVDLPADDPRVRRNVIGFQPEQISISLSTNFDSVWISWITGEFQIGDNIKPLNPESVASVVEYGQVKSLKKQQKAEGYSLIYNQLYPYEGLQNYTSGIIHHVQLTGLSPDTIYYYRCGDPSIGAMSDIFRFKTMPVSSPKNYPKIGIVGDLGLTYNMTSTVSHLIKNNPDLMLLVGDATYANLYLTNGTGSDCYSCSFENTPIHETYQPRWDYWGRYMQHLTSKVPIMAIEGNHEIEAQGENTTFAAYSARFAFPSKESGSESTMYYSFNAGGIHFLMLGGYIAYDESSDQYKWLMRDLEKVNRDVTPWLVGVWHPPWYNTYVSHYKEVECMRIAMEELLYNAGVDIIFNGHVHAYERSNRVYNYTLDPCGPVHITVGDGGNREKMAVTHTDEPGNCPEPSSTPDSFMGGFCAYNFTSGPAAGNFCWDRQPEYSAYRESSFGHGILEVKNETHALWTWHRNQDLYNEVGDQIFIVREPERCLVKPTVKQWKSVK, encoded by the exons ATGGCATTCAACAAACATAGTGGGGTGAGTCTGATTTCAATTGGGGtttcttattttttatttatttttgtgggttttgtcaaTGGTGGTATTCCGACCACTCTTGACGGGCCTTTTACGCCGGTCACGGTGCCGTTAGATGAAAGTTTTCGTGGCCATGCCGTTGACTTGCCGGCCGATGATCCACGTGTCAGGAGGAATGTTATTGGCTTTCAACCTGAACAAATTTCTATCTCACTTTCTACCAACTTTGATTCTGTTTGGATTTCTTGGATTACAG GTGAATTTCAAATTGGTGACAATATAAAACCATTAAATCCTGAGAGTGTAGCTAGTGTTGTAGAATATGGGCAGGTTAAATCATTAAAGAAGCAACAAAAAGCTGAAGGTTACTCTTTGATATACAATCAGCTATACCCATATGAAGGCCTTCAAAACTACACTTCTGGTATTATCCACCATGTTCAACTTACAG GGTTGTCTCCAGATACCATTTATTATTATCGATGTGGTGATCCTTCAATTGGAGCAATGAGTGATATTTTTCGGTTCAAAACTATGCCTGTATCTAGCCCTAAAAATTATCCTAAAATTGGAATTGTGGGTGATCTTGGTCTTACATATAATATGACGTCAACAGTGAGTCACTTGATCAAGAACAACCCTGATCTAATGCTACTTGTAGGAGATGCTACTTATGCTAACTTATATTTAACAAATGGCACTGGTTCGGATTGTTATTCGTGTTCGTTTGAAAATACTCCTATTCACGAGACGTATCAGCCGCGTTGGGATTACTGGGGAAG GTATATGCAACACTTGACATCTAAAGTACCAATAATGGCAATAGAGGGTAATCACGAAATTGAAGCGCAAGGTGAAAACACTACGTTTGCAGCTTACAGTGCACGATTCGCGTTTCCATCTAAAGAAAGTGGTTCAGAATCCACCATGTATTACTCATTTAATGCAGGAGGCATACACTTCCTAATGCTTGGGGGTTATATTGCTTATGATGAATCAT CCGATCAATACAAATGGTTAATGCGAGATTTGGAGAAGGTTAACCGGGACGTGACACCATGGCTTGTAGGTGTTTGGCATCCACCATGGTACAACACATATGTTTCTCATTACAAAGAAGTCGAATGCATGAGGATAGCCATGGAAGAACTACTTTATAATGCTGGAGTTGATATAATCTTCAATGGACAT GTTCATGCCTATGAGAGATCAAACCGAGTATATAACTACACATTGGACCCATGTGGTCCAGTGCATATAACCGTAGGAGACGGTGGTAACCGAGAAAAGATGGCAGTTACACATACTGATGAACCTGGTAACTGCCCAGAACCATCGTCCACCCCCGATTCATTCATGGGTGGTTTTTGTGCGTATAATTTCACATCGGGGCCCGCAGCCGGGAACTTTTGCTGGGACCGCCAACCTGAATATAGTGCGTATAGAGAAAGTAGCTTCGGTCATGGTATACTTGAGGTCAAGAACGAGACACATGCTTTATGGACATGGCATCGGAATCAGGATTTGTATAATGAGGTCGGGGATCAAATATTTATAGTTCGTGAACCAGAACGATGTCTTGTTAAACCAACGGTTAAGCAATGGAAATCAGTTAAATGA